The Macaca fascicularis isolate 582-1 chromosome 1, T2T-MFA8v1.1 genome includes a window with the following:
- the LOC135969990 gene encoding endogenous retrovirus group FC1 Env polyprotein-like has product MQLDSLTLMLVALVAAGEITKPAHNPFVWRFWLYENRTHPGQPHKPGKLLASADCPSSGCNSPILLNFTGFQIAKPMTPIICFEFDQTKYNCKHYWWHQNAGCPYNYCNIHRPRYWGERKQLDPKWPFYRRRDRDFPYTWIVRDPWNSRWTTPQHGAVYYSPSSTWPSSHLYLWRGLVQVLPLVHGNIQQQENRLTQDLRPFSWLKLLQEGLELANLTGLHSLSGCFLCATLGRPPLTAVPLPWGPSTFAQANNLRNHSYAPILNVPLYLNPSREKFPYCFSGTNSSLCSITATPPNITLRAPSGIFFWCNGTLSKNLPNPSVNNLLCLPVTLVPRLTLLTAGEFLGYTGNWTSAVIHPDPRPRPARAIFLPLIAGISLTASFIAAGLAGGALGHTLIESNKLYQQFAVAMEESAESLASLQRQLTSLAQVTLQNRRALDLLTAEKGGTCIFLKEDCCFYINESGLVEDRVQQLRKLSTEVKTRQFASAADQWWNSSMFSLLAPFLGPLLSLLFLLTVGPCVVNRILQFVRERFDTVQLMVLRAQYQPVNAETESDL; this is encoded by the coding sequence atgcagttagatAGTCTAACCCTAATGTTAgtcgccctagtggccgctggagaaatcacaaaaccagctcataatccctttgtctggagattctggctttatgaaaaccgaacccaccctgggcaacctcataagcccggaaaattattggccagtgctgattgcccttcctcagggtgcaacagcccaattctactaaattttactggttttcaaatagccaaacctatgacaccaataatatgctttgagtttgatcagactaaatacaattgtaaacactattggtggcaccaaaatgctggctgtccttataactattgtaacatccaCAGACCCCGTtattggggagagagaaaacagttagACCCTAAATGGCCCTTCTATCGTAGACGGGATAGAGACTTTCcatatacatggatagttagagacccctggaactcccgctggaccacacctcaacatggggctgtatactactccccctcctccacatggcctagcagtcacctctatctgtggcgagGCCTAGTGCAAGTACTGCCCCTGGTCCACGGGAATATCCAACAacaggaaaacagactaacacaagacttacgtcctttctcctggttaaagttattacaagaaggactagaacttgctaaccttacaggacttcatagcctgtctggctgcttcctgtgcgccactctagggcgtccaccgctaacagctgtccctctgccatggggaccctctacctttgcccaagctaacaacctccGAAACCACTCGTATGCTCCTATCCTGAACGTGcccctatacctaaaccccagtcgggaaaagtttccctactgtttctcaggaaccaattccagcctctgcagcatcactgcaacgccccctaatatcaccttaagggctccatcaggcatattcttctggtgtaatggaaccTTATCTAAGAACCTACCTAATCCTTCTGTTAATAACCTACTATGTctccctgtcacattagttccccggttgactctactaactgctggcgagttcctagggtataccggtaactggactagtgctgttattcacccagaccctagaccaagacctgcacgagccatatttctccccctcattgcaggaatctccctcaccgcatccttcattgcggccggactggcggggggagccctaggtcacaccctcatagaaagtaacaagttataccaacaatttgccgttgctatggaggagtcggctgagtcccttgcctcccttcagcggcagctcacgtccctagctcaggtaaccttgcaaaaccggagggccctagacctactcactgcagaaaaaggtggtacatgtatatttctaaaagaagactgttgtttctacataaatgaatcaggacttgtagaggaccgggtccaacagttacgcaagttaagcactgaagtaaaaacacggcagtttgcttcagctgcagaccaatggtggaattcctctatgttttctctgttagcccccttccttggacccctgctaagtctactatttctgcttaccgtaggaccttgtgttgttaacagaattttacaatttgttaggGAGAGATTTGACACCGtacaactcatggtcctcagagcccaataccaacctgtaaacgctgaaacagaatcagatctataa
- the RD3 gene encoding protein RD3 isoform X1, with the protein MHTCPVSAGPGAMSLISWLRWNEAPSRLSSRSPAEMVLETLMMELTGQMREAERQQRERSTAVRKVCTGVDYSWLASTPRPTYDLSPSERLQLEDVCVKIHPSYCGPAILRFRQLLAEQEPEVQEVSQIFRSVLQEVLERMKQEEEAHKLTRQWSLRPRGSLATFKTRARISPFASDIRTISEDVERDAPPPLRSWSMPEFRAPKTN; encoded by the exons ATGCACACCTGTCCTGTCTCAGCAGGGCCAGGGGCTATGTCTCTCATCTCATGGCTTCGGTGGAACGAGGCCCCATCCCGACTGTCCTCCAGGAGCCCTGCTGAGATGGTGCTGGAGACACTTATGATGGAGCTGACCGGGCAGATGCGAGAGGCTGAGAGGCAGCAGCGGGAGCGCAGCACTGCGGTCAGGAAGGTCTGCACCGGTGTGGACTACAGCTGGCTGGCCAGCACACCCCGGCCCACCTATGACCTCAGCCCCAGTGAGCGGCTGCAGCTGGAGGATGTCTGCGTTAAGATCCACCCATCCTATTGTGGGCCTGCCATCCTCAG GTTCCGGCAGCTGCTGGCGGAGCAGGAGCCCGAGGTGCAGGAGGTGTCCCAGATTTTCCGCTCGGTGCTGCAGGAGGTTCTGGAGAGGATGAAGCAGGAAGAGGAGGCCCACAAGCTGACGCGCCAGTGGAGCCTGCGGCCCCGCGGCAGCCTGGCCACCTTCAAGACCCGCGCGCGCATCTCCCCCTTCGCCAGCGACATCAGGACCATCTCCGAGGACGTGGAGCGGGACGCGCCGCCGCCACTGCGGTCCTGGAGCATGCCCGAATTCCGGGCGCCCAAAACCAACTGA